One genomic region from Bacillota bacterium encodes:
- a CDS encoding 30S ribosomal protein S20 — MPTKLSAKKRVRQTITRTARNRAEKSRLNTSIRRFIEALEDKDEESMELRFREAVRTIDKTASKGVIHKNNAARKKSRLYKLYQKSREQ; from the coding sequence GTGCCCACGAAGCTGTCTGCCAAAAAAAGAGTCCGGCAAACGATAACCAGGACAGCCCGCAACCGGGCTGAAAAAAGCCGGTTGAACACTTCCATACGCCGTTTCATCGAAGCTCTGGAAGATAAAGATGAAGAATCCATGGAGCTACGTTTCAGAGAAGCTGTACGTACCATCGACAAGACGGCAAGCAAAGGAGTTATTCACAAGAACAATGCTGCCCGTAAAAAATCGCGGTTGTACAAACTGTATCAGAAGAGCAGGGAACAGTAA